A genomic region of Streptosporangium lutulentum contains the following coding sequences:
- a CDS encoding uroporphyrinogen-III synthase, with product MSIAVPDIPAGSPETAPDALAGFTIGVTATRRREEFCALLERRGARVVRAPAIRLVPLAADADLLAATRASLSGPVDDVVVTTGVGFRGWMAAAEGWGLSADLTAHLTRARLLTRGPKARGAVRAAGLNDHWTPPAESCEEVKQHLLAQDLRGRRIAVQLHGEPLSGFVAALREAGAEVIEVPVYRWLPYRDASPLRRLISQAISGGVDAVAFTSAPAVLAMLNAARADGLEDALIAAFAGPVVAACVGPVTAGPLEARGVPAVLPERARLGALARTLARHLPEHSVTRLVAGGHRLEIRGHAVAVDAELKPLPPAPMAVLKRLADKPGHVVARSELRTVLPGGASRDSAEHAVEMAITRLRRALGPSGIVETVVKRGYRLACDRGEVM from the coding sequence ATGAGCATCGCCGTTCCGGACATCCCTGCGGGGTCCCCCGAGACCGCGCCCGACGCGCTGGCCGGGTTCACGATCGGAGTCACCGCCACCCGGCGGCGCGAGGAGTTCTGCGCCCTGCTGGAACGGCGGGGCGCGAGAGTGGTGCGTGCCCCGGCGATTCGGCTGGTGCCGCTGGCCGCGGACGCCGACCTGCTGGCCGCGACCCGCGCCAGCCTGTCGGGTCCCGTCGACGACGTGGTGGTCACCACGGGGGTCGGGTTCCGGGGCTGGATGGCCGCGGCCGAAGGGTGGGGGCTGTCGGCCGACCTCACGGCGCACCTGACCCGCGCCCGGCTGCTGACCCGCGGGCCCAAGGCGCGCGGAGCGGTCAGGGCCGCGGGGCTGAACGACCACTGGACGCCCCCGGCCGAGTCGTGCGAGGAGGTCAAGCAGCACCTGCTGGCCCAGGACCTGAGGGGTCGCCGCATCGCCGTGCAACTGCACGGTGAGCCGCTGTCCGGGTTCGTGGCCGCGCTGCGCGAGGCGGGGGCCGAGGTCATCGAGGTGCCGGTCTACCGCTGGCTGCCCTACCGCGACGCGTCGCCGCTGCGCCGCCTGATCAGCCAGGCGATCTCCGGCGGGGTGGACGCGGTCGCCTTCACCAGCGCCCCGGCCGTGCTGGCCATGCTCAACGCGGCCCGTGCCGACGGCCTGGAGGACGCGCTGATCGCGGCCTTCGCCGGGCCGGTCGTCGCGGCCTGCGTGGGACCCGTCACGGCGGGCCCCCTGGAGGCTCGCGGGGTGCCCGCCGTACTGCCCGAGCGGGCCCGCCTGGGCGCGCTGGCCCGCACGCTCGCCCGGCATCTGCCCGAGCACAGCGTCACCCGCCTGGTCGCGGGCGGCCACCGGCTGGAGATCCGCGGTCACGCCGTCGCCGTGGACGCCGAGCTCAAGCCGCTGCCGCCGGCCCCGATGGCGGTGCTCAAACGCCTGGCCGACAAGCCCGGCCACGTGGTGGCCCGTTCCGAGCTGCGGACCGTGCTGCCCGGCGGCGCGTCGCGCGACTCGGCGGAACACGCCGTCGAGATGGCCATCACCCGCCTGCGCCGCGCCCTGGGCCCCTCCGGCATCGTCGAGACGGTCGTCAAGCGCGGCTACCGCCTGGCCTGCGACCGCGGCGAGGTCATGTGA
- a CDS encoding PAC2 family protein produces MIEIEGLPELVDPVLIAAFEGWNDAGEASSGVIAHLEDAWKATPLVSLDPEEYYDFQVTRPIVEMGEGLTRSITWPTTKLSVARPPGVDRDVVLLRGIEPNMRWRAFCEEIIVVCRELGVELAVLLGALLNDSPHTRPVPIVGSATDEGLARAINLELTRYEGPTGIVGVLQHALGAAGIHAVSLWASVPHYVAQPPNPKATMALLSRMEDLLDIPMPLGELAEESRAWEHGVDELASQDSEVAEYVKELEERKDAAELPEASGDAIAAEFERYLRRRDRDADS; encoded by the coding sequence GTGATCGAAATCGAAGGTCTACCCGAGCTCGTCGACCCGGTGCTGATCGCCGCGTTCGAGGGGTGGAACGACGCGGGCGAGGCCTCGAGCGGAGTGATCGCGCATCTCGAGGACGCGTGGAAGGCCACCCCGCTCGTGTCCCTCGACCCGGAGGAATACTACGACTTCCAGGTGACGCGCCCCATCGTCGAGATGGGCGAGGGCCTGACCCGGTCCATCACCTGGCCGACCACCAAGCTGTCGGTGGCCCGGCCGCCGGGCGTCGACCGCGACGTGGTGCTGCTGCGCGGCATCGAGCCCAACATGCGGTGGCGGGCTTTCTGCGAGGAGATCATCGTGGTCTGCCGCGAGCTGGGAGTGGAGCTGGCGGTCCTGCTGGGCGCGCTGCTCAACGACTCCCCGCACACCCGCCCGGTGCCGATCGTGGGCTCGGCGACCGACGAGGGCCTGGCCCGGGCGATCAACCTGGAGCTGACCCGCTACGAGGGACCGACCGGGATCGTCGGCGTGCTCCAGCACGCCCTCGGAGCCGCCGGGATACACGCGGTGTCGCTGTGGGCGTCGGTGCCGCACTACGTGGCCCAGCCGCCCAACCCCAAGGCCACCATGGCACTGCTGAGCCGTATGGAAGACCTCCTCGACATCCCGATGCCGCTGGGCGAGCTGGCCGAGGAGTCCAGGGCCTGGGAGCACGGCGTGGACGAGCTGGCCTCGCAGGACAGCGAAGTGGCGGAATACGTCAAGGAGCTGGAAGAGCGCAAGGACGCCGCCGAGCTGCCGGAGGCGAGCGGCGACGCCATCGCCGCGGAGTTCGAGCGTTACCTTCGCCGCCGCGATCGTGACGCCGACAGCTGA
- the nirD gene encoding nitrite reductase small subunit NirD, which yields MTVLREDVETTCWTPVCSYTDLLPERGACALVGDHQIALFRTFDGELFAVGNRDPFSGAQVLSRGIVGTRAGEPSVASPMHKQVFSLVTGVCMDDPEVVVPTYPVRIVGGAVEVGVR from the coding sequence ATGACCGTCTTGCGCGAAGACGTGGAAACGACCTGCTGGACACCGGTCTGCTCCTACACCGACCTGCTTCCCGAGCGTGGCGCCTGCGCACTCGTCGGCGACCACCAGATCGCGTTGTTCCGGACCTTCGACGGCGAGCTGTTCGCCGTCGGCAACCGGGATCCGTTCAGCGGCGCCCAGGTCCTCTCCCGGGGGATCGTGGGCACCAGGGCGGGCGAACCCAGCGTCGCCTCTCCCATGCACAAGCAGGTGTTCTCGCTCGTCACCGGGGTGTGCATGGACGACCCCGAGGTGGTCGTGCCGACCTATCCCGTCCGGATCGTCGGGGGAGCCGTGGAGGTGGGCGTGCGGTGA
- a CDS encoding sirohydrochlorin chelatase, with amino-acid sequence MVLAGHGTRSARGEETLAGLRDLVRRTRPGTRVEQAFLEISSPSLAEVLPALPGPVVVVPLLLAGGYHVHVDLPSVVAATRPDATVAAPLGPHPLLAAILARRLASAGLRATDSVILGAAGSSDPAALADVRAAARLLAVRLSRPVTAAFAATGTPSIGETLERLRSGPAPRIAMASYLLAPGFFQERLESSGADLAGAPLGVDADLAALVWTRFDQARRGSGLSSRTISSALSSREGAKSTPTNISEQAW; translated from the coding sequence ATGGTCCTGGCCGGCCACGGGACGCGCAGCGCGCGGGGCGAGGAGACACTCGCCGGGCTGCGGGACCTCGTGCGGCGGACGCGTCCGGGGACCCGCGTGGAGCAGGCGTTCCTGGAGATCAGCTCGCCGTCGCTGGCCGAGGTGCTGCCCGCTCTGCCCGGCCCGGTGGTCGTGGTCCCGCTGCTGCTGGCGGGCGGCTACCACGTTCACGTCGACCTGCCCTCGGTGGTGGCGGCGACCAGGCCGGACGCGACGGTGGCGGCCCCGCTGGGACCGCACCCGCTGCTCGCCGCCATCCTGGCCAGAAGGCTCGCGAGCGCCGGGCTGAGGGCCACCGACTCGGTGATCCTGGGAGCGGCGGGGTCGTCGGACCCGGCCGCTCTGGCCGACGTGCGGGCGGCGGCCCGGCTGCTGGCGGTACGGCTCTCCCGCCCGGTCACGGCGGCCTTCGCCGCGACGGGGACCCCCTCGATCGGGGAGACGCTGGAGCGGCTGCGGTCCGGTCCCGCGCCGCGGATCGCCATGGCGTCGTACCTGCTGGCCCCCGGCTTCTTCCAGGAGCGTCTGGAGTCGTCCGGCGCCGACCTGGCCGGCGCTCCCCTGGGGGTGGACGCCGACCTGGCCGCGCTGGTGTGGACCCGATTCGATCAGGCCCGCCGGGGTTCCGGCCTCAGCTCCCGGACGATCTCCTCCGCGCTGTCGTCCCGCGAGGGCGCGAAGTCGACGCCGACGAACATCTCGGAGCAGGCGTGGTGA
- the metH gene encoding methionine synthase: protein MTSTPSFRDVLAERVMVADGAMGTMLQAHDVTMDDFENHEGCNEVLNVTRPDIVRAVHDAYFEVGVDCVETNTFGANLAALGEYDISERVFEYSEAGARVARESADHWATPDRPRFVLGSIGPGTKLPTLGHKPYQTLRDAYYDNAAGLIAGGADALIIETSQDLLQVKAAVIGSKRAIADAGRDVPIIAQVTIETNGAMLLGSEIGAALTAIEPLGVDVIGLNCATGPAEMSEHLRYLARHARTRLSCMPNAGLPVLTSDGAYYPLSPQDLASAHETFARDYGLSLVGGCCGTTPEHLRQVVERVRGQEVVARRPRPEAAAASLYQSVPFRQDTSYLAIGERTNANGSKAFREVMLAQNWEECVEIARAQARDGAHMLDLCVDYVGRDGVADMKELAFRFATASTLPIVLDSTEPAVLEAGLQMLGGRAVVNSVNYEDGAGPDSRFHKIMTLVREYGAAVIALTIDEEGQARTADWKVRVASRLIEDLRDNWGMNVEDILVDTLTFPIATGQEETRRDGLETIEAIAELKRRYPGVQTTLGLSNISFGLNPAARIVLNSVFLNECVNAGLDSAIVHASKILPMARIPDEQRQVALDMIYDRRREGYDPLQRFMELYDGVDAASVKADRAAELLGLPLWERLKRRIVDGERKGLEADLDEALEQRPALEIVNDVLLDGMKTVGELFGSGQMQLPFVLQSAEVMKTSVAYLEPHMDRVEGEVKGRIVLATVKGDVHDIGKNLVDIILSNNGYEVVNLGIKQPVSVILEAAEEKQADVIGMSGLLVKSTVIMKENLLEMNSRSISEKFPVLLGGAALTRAYVEQDLAEIFQGEVRYARDAFEGLRLMDAFMAVKRGEAGASLPPLRERRVKVGATLARTPEEELPSRSDVAADNPVPKAPFLGERVIKGVPLAEYAAFLDERATFMGQWGLKAARGGDGPSYEELVETEGRPRLRMWLERMQTEGLLEAAVVYGYFPCVSDGDSLIILDEAGNERTRFTFPRQRRDRHLCLSDFFRSKDSGEVDVVAFQVATMGNRVSTAAAELFAKDAYRDYLELHGLSVQLTEALAEYWHARVRGELGIGGQESLEDMLKVNVTGCRYSFGYPACPNLEDQVQLMELIDPGRIGVELSEEFQLHPEQSTSALIVHHPEASYFNV from the coding sequence ATGACAAGCACTCCGTCTTTCCGTGATGTCCTGGCCGAGCGCGTGATGGTCGCCGACGGGGCCATGGGGACGATGCTGCAGGCCCATGACGTCACCATGGATGACTTCGAGAATCACGAGGGCTGCAACGAGGTTCTCAACGTCACCCGCCCCGACATCGTCCGCGCCGTGCACGACGCCTACTTCGAGGTGGGCGTCGACTGCGTCGAGACCAACACCTTCGGCGCCAACCTCGCGGCCCTGGGCGAGTACGACATCTCCGAACGCGTCTTCGAATACTCCGAGGCCGGAGCCCGCGTCGCCAGGGAGTCCGCCGACCACTGGGCCACCCCCGACCGGCCGCGCTTCGTGCTGGGCTCCATCGGGCCGGGCACCAAGTTGCCCACGCTCGGGCACAAGCCGTACCAGACGCTGCGCGACGCCTACTACGACAACGCGGCCGGCCTGATCGCCGGAGGCGCCGACGCGCTGATCATCGAGACCTCCCAGGACCTGCTCCAGGTGAAGGCCGCGGTGATCGGCTCCAAGCGAGCCATCGCCGACGCCGGCCGTGACGTGCCGATCATCGCCCAGGTGACCATCGAGACCAACGGCGCGATGCTGCTGGGCTCGGAGATCGGCGCGGCGCTGACCGCGATCGAGCCGCTCGGCGTCGACGTGATCGGCCTCAACTGCGCGACCGGCCCCGCCGAGATGAGCGAGCACCTCCGCTACCTGGCCCGGCACGCGCGGACGCGCCTGTCGTGCATGCCCAACGCGGGGCTCCCGGTGCTGACCTCCGACGGCGCCTACTACCCGCTCAGCCCCCAGGACCTGGCCTCCGCCCACGAGACCTTCGCCCGCGACTACGGCCTGTCGCTGGTCGGCGGCTGCTGCGGCACCACGCCCGAGCACCTGCGTCAGGTGGTGGAGCGGGTGCGCGGTCAGGAGGTCGTGGCCCGCCGCCCGCGGCCCGAGGCCGCCGCGGCCTCCCTTTACCAGAGCGTTCCCTTCCGCCAGGACACCTCCTACCTGGCCATCGGCGAGCGCACCAACGCCAACGGCTCCAAGGCGTTCCGCGAGGTGATGCTCGCCCAGAACTGGGAGGAGTGCGTGGAGATCGCGCGGGCCCAGGCCCGCGACGGCGCGCACATGCTCGACCTGTGCGTCGACTACGTCGGGCGCGACGGGGTGGCCGACATGAAGGAGCTGGCGTTCCGCTTCGCCACCGCCTCCACGCTGCCGATCGTGCTCGACTCCACCGAGCCCGCCGTGCTGGAGGCCGGCCTGCAGATGCTCGGCGGGCGCGCGGTGGTCAACTCGGTCAACTACGAGGACGGCGCCGGCCCCGACTCGCGCTTCCACAAGATCATGACGTTGGTGCGCGAGTACGGCGCGGCGGTGATCGCGCTGACCATCGACGAGGAGGGCCAGGCCCGCACGGCCGACTGGAAGGTCCGGGTGGCCAGCCGGCTGATCGAGGACCTGCGGGACAACTGGGGCATGAACGTCGAGGACATCCTGGTCGACACCCTCACCTTCCCGATCGCCACCGGCCAGGAGGAGACCCGCCGCGACGGCCTGGAGACGATCGAGGCGATCGCCGAGCTCAAGCGGCGCTACCCGGGCGTGCAGACCACGCTGGGGTTGTCCAACATCTCCTTCGGCCTCAACCCGGCCGCCCGCATCGTGCTCAACAGCGTGTTCCTGAACGAGTGCGTCAACGCCGGTCTCGACTCGGCCATCGTGCACGCCTCCAAGATCCTGCCGATGGCGCGGATCCCGGACGAGCAGCGCCAGGTCGCCCTGGACATGATCTACGACCGGCGGCGCGAGGGCTACGACCCGCTGCAGCGGTTCATGGAGCTGTACGACGGCGTGGACGCCGCCTCGGTCAAGGCCGACCGGGCCGCGGAGCTGCTCGGCCTGCCCCTGTGGGAGCGGCTCAAGCGCCGCATCGTGGACGGTGAGCGCAAGGGACTGGAGGCCGACCTCGACGAGGCGCTGGAGCAGCGGCCCGCCCTGGAGATCGTCAACGACGTGCTGCTGGACGGCATGAAGACGGTCGGGGAGCTGTTCGGCTCCGGGCAGATGCAGCTGCCGTTCGTGCTGCAGTCGGCCGAGGTCATGAAGACCTCCGTGGCCTACCTCGAACCGCACATGGACCGCGTCGAGGGGGAGGTCAAGGGCCGCATCGTGCTGGCGACCGTCAAGGGCGACGTGCACGACATCGGCAAGAACCTGGTCGACATCATCCTGTCCAACAACGGCTACGAGGTCGTCAACCTCGGCATCAAGCAGCCGGTGTCGGTCATCCTGGAGGCGGCCGAGGAGAAGCAGGCCGACGTGATCGGGATGTCCGGGCTGCTGGTGAAGTCCACCGTGATCATGAAGGAGAACCTGCTGGAGATGAACTCCCGCAGCATCTCCGAAAAGTTCCCGGTACTGCTCGGCGGCGCCGCGCTGACCCGCGCCTACGTCGAGCAGGACCTCGCGGAGATCTTCCAGGGCGAGGTCCGCTACGCCCGCGACGCGTTCGAGGGCCTGCGCCTGATGGACGCGTTCATGGCGGTCAAGCGCGGTGAGGCGGGCGCGAGCCTGCCGCCGCTGCGCGAGCGCCGGGTCAAGGTGGGCGCCACGCTGGCCAGGACTCCGGAGGAGGAGTTGCCCTCCCGCTCCGACGTCGCCGCCGACAACCCCGTCCCGAAGGCCCCGTTCCTGGGCGAGCGCGTCATCAAGGGGGTGCCGCTGGCCGAGTACGCCGCGTTCCTGGACGAGCGGGCCACCTTCATGGGCCAGTGGGGTCTGAAGGCCGCACGCGGAGGCGACGGGCCCTCCTACGAGGAGCTGGTGGAGACCGAGGGCCGGCCCCGGCTGCGGATGTGGCTGGAGCGGATGCAGACCGAGGGCCTGCTGGAGGCGGCGGTCGTCTACGGCTACTTCCCGTGCGTCAGCGACGGCGACTCGCTGATCATCCTGGATGAGGCGGGCAACGAGCGGACCCGGTTCACCTTCCCGCGCCAGCGCCGCGACCGGCACCTGTGCCTGTCGGACTTCTTCCGCTCCAAGGACTCCGGCGAGGTCGACGTGGTCGCCTTCCAGGTCGCCACGATGGGCAACCGGGTCTCGACGGCCGCCGCCGAGCTGTTCGCCAAGGACGCCTACCGCGACTACCTGGAGCTGCACGGGCTGTCGGTCCAGCTCACCGAGGCCCTGGCCGAGTACTGGCACGCGCGCGTCCGCGGCGAGCTGGGCATCGGCGGGCAGGAGTCGCTGGAGGACATGCTGAAGGTCAACGTCACCGGTTGCCGGTACTCCTTCGGCTATCCCGCCTGCCCCAACCTGGAGGACCAGGTCCAGCTGATGGAGCTGATCGATCCGGGCCGGATCGGCGTGGAGCTGTCGGAGGAGTTCCAGCTCCACCCCGAGCAGTCGACGTCCGCGCTGATCGTCCACCATCCTGAGGCCAGCTACTTCAACGTCTGA
- a CDS encoding FAD-dependent oxidoreductase, with amino-acid sequence MTRLVVVGNGMAGARLVSEVRARDRHVKVTVFGAETWQPYNRVLLSNVVAGTMTPEQVRLLDPAWYADHSVTALPGVEVVAVDRETQAVITAGGRREPYDVLVLATGSRAVVPPVPGAARAVTFRTLDDCRTTLEAAATARRAVVVGGGLLGVEAARGLAGRGLPVTLLHLAGHLMDRQLDAEAGLVLGETLAGLGVEIRTGVVVEEILDEGVRLEGDETVEADLVVLACGVRPVTGLAGDAGLDVARGVVVDDEMRTDDPSIFAIGECAEHRGTVYGLVAPAWEQAAVVADIVTGTDKTSRYRGSRLVTRLKARSVELAAMGETHLTEDDAEVVRFSHRAAGTYRKLVIRDDRLVGAILLGATDAVGNLTQLFDRGGPLPGDRAGLLFPGVSGGAVAESPVRMPDAAKVCQCNNVTKGQIRACWESGARDVDAVAAATRATTGCGGCRDAVEGIVGWLCEQEGVSA; translated from the coding sequence ATGACCCGGCTGGTGGTGGTGGGAAACGGGATGGCGGGCGCCCGCCTGGTGAGCGAGGTCCGCGCCAGGGACAGGCACGTCAAGGTGACCGTGTTCGGCGCCGAGACCTGGCAGCCCTACAACCGGGTGCTGCTGTCGAACGTGGTGGCGGGGACGATGACGCCCGAGCAGGTGCGGCTGCTGGACCCGGCCTGGTACGCCGACCATTCGGTGACGGCCCTGCCGGGCGTGGAGGTGGTCGCCGTCGACAGGGAGACCCAGGCCGTGATCACCGCCGGGGGCAGGCGGGAGCCGTACGACGTCCTCGTGCTGGCCACCGGCAGCCGGGCCGTGGTGCCGCCGGTGCCCGGGGCGGCCCGGGCCGTCACGTTCCGGACGCTGGACGACTGCCGGACGACCCTGGAGGCGGCCGCCACGGCGCGGCGCGCGGTGGTGGTCGGCGGCGGTCTGCTCGGCGTCGAGGCGGCCCGCGGGCTGGCCGGGCGCGGCCTGCCCGTGACGCTGCTCCACCTGGCCGGGCACCTGATGGACCGGCAGCTGGACGCGGAGGCCGGGCTGGTGCTGGGAGAGACCCTCGCGGGACTGGGCGTGGAGATCAGGACCGGCGTTGTGGTGGAGGAGATCCTCGACGAGGGGGTGCGGCTGGAGGGAGACGAGACGGTCGAGGCCGATCTGGTGGTGCTCGCGTGCGGGGTCCGCCCGGTGACCGGGCTGGCCGGGGACGCGGGGCTGGACGTGGCGCGCGGCGTCGTCGTCGACGACGAGATGAGGACCGACGACCCGTCGATCTTCGCGATCGGCGAGTGCGCCGAGCACCGGGGCACGGTCTACGGCCTGGTCGCCCCGGCCTGGGAGCAGGCCGCCGTGGTCGCCGACATCGTGACCGGGACCGACAAGACCTCCCGCTACCGGGGTTCGCGGCTGGTCACCCGGCTGAAGGCCAGAAGCGTCGAGCTGGCGGCGATGGGAGAGACCCACCTGACCGAGGACGACGCCGAGGTCGTGCGGTTCAGCCACCGGGCGGCGGGCACCTACCGCAAGCTCGTCATCCGTGACGACCGCCTGGTCGGGGCGATCCTGCTCGGCGCGACGGACGCGGTGGGCAACCTCACCCAGCTCTTCGACCGCGGCGGGCCGCTGCCGGGCGACCGGGCGGGGCTGCTGTTCCCGGGCGTTTCCGGCGGCGCGGTCGCCGAGAGCCCGGTCAGGATGCCGGACGCGGCGAAGGTCTGCCAGTGCAACAACGTGACCAAGGGACAGATCCGGGCCTGCTGGGAGTCCGGCGCCCGGGACGTGGACGCCGTGGCCGCCGCCACCCGGGCCACGACCGGCTGCGGCGGTTGCCGCGACGCGGTCGAGGGCATCGTCGGCTGGCTCTGTGAGCAGGAAGGAGTCTCCGCGTGA
- the nirB gene encoding nitrite reductase large subunit NirB has protein sequence MSRLVVVGNGPTSHRLVEALVAGGFDGRITVFGEEPRAAYDRVALTSYLAGRSVADLTYPVPEGVVLRLSSRVTGIDRENRTVVTADGHAEPYDVLVLATGSSPFVPPVPGRDVEGCFVYRTIDDLDAIREAAGRATSGVVVGGGLLGLEAADALRGLGLSTHIVEMGGWLMPRQVDEGGGAVLRDHIEALGLGVHTEAGVKEIVAGPDGRVAGLLTPDGRTIEAQVVVFSAGVRPRDELAGQAGLEVGGRGGIAVDDGMRTGDPAIYAVGECALHEGTVYGLVGPCLTMAEVAADRILGGEAVFTRADLSTRLKLLGVEVAQFGAMDGALNVTFMDPVSGVYQKLFVSDDARTLLGGICVGDATPYNTLKPFVGRDLPGAPGELLFTGGPANTDLPDDAQVCACNNVTKGRVCAAIAGEGLTDVAGIKACTRAGTTCGSCLPMLKRILVTSGVEVSKALCEHFAHSRAELFDIVRVRGIATFSQLIAEHGTGRGCDVCKPVVASILASLGNGHILDGEQAALQDTNDHFLANIQRNGTYSVVPRIPGGEITPDKLIVIGEVARDFDLYTKITGGQRIDLFGARVEQLPLIWRRLVDAGFESGHAYGKALRTVKSCVGSAWCRYGVQDAVGLAIDLELRYRGLRSPHKLKSAVSGCARECAEARSKDFGVIATERGWNLYVGGNGGFTPRHADLFAADLSTGELIRTIDRFLMFYIRTADRLQRTSVWLESQGLAYVKEVVLEDSLGICADLDAQMERHVATYADEWGAILADPEKLRRFVSFVNAPGTPDPSIAFETERDQVKPVLIPLEVIRS, from the coding sequence GTGTCGCGGCTTGTCGTGGTGGGAAACGGGCCGACGTCGCACCGGCTGGTCGAGGCGCTGGTCGCGGGGGGATTCGACGGCCGGATCACGGTGTTCGGGGAGGAGCCCCGGGCGGCGTACGACCGGGTGGCGCTGACCTCCTACCTGGCCGGCAGGAGCGTCGCGGATCTCACCTATCCCGTTCCCGAGGGGGTCGTGCTGCGGCTCTCCTCCAGGGTCACCGGGATCGACAGGGAGAACCGGACGGTCGTCACCGCCGACGGCCACGCCGAGCCGTACGACGTGCTGGTGCTGGCCACCGGGTCCAGCCCGTTCGTGCCGCCGGTCCCCGGCAGGGACGTGGAGGGCTGCTTCGTCTACCGGACGATCGACGACCTGGACGCGATCAGGGAGGCCGCGGGGCGGGCCACGAGCGGCGTCGTCGTCGGCGGAGGGCTGCTGGGGCTGGAGGCCGCCGACGCGCTGCGCGGGCTCGGCCTGTCGACGCACATCGTGGAGATGGGCGGCTGGCTGATGCCCCGGCAGGTCGACGAGGGCGGCGGCGCCGTCCTGCGCGACCACATCGAGGCGCTCGGGCTCGGCGTGCACACCGAGGCGGGGGTGAAGGAGATCGTCGCGGGACCGGACGGGCGGGTCGCGGGCCTGCTCACGCCGGACGGTCGGACGATCGAGGCGCAGGTCGTGGTCTTCTCGGCGGGCGTCAGGCCGCGCGACGAGCTGGCCGGGCAGGCAGGGCTGGAGGTGGGCGGGCGCGGCGGGATCGCCGTGGACGACGGGATGCGCACCGGTGATCCGGCGATCTACGCGGTGGGGGAGTGCGCCCTGCACGAGGGCACGGTCTACGGGCTGGTCGGGCCGTGCCTCACGATGGCCGAGGTCGCCGCCGACCGCATCCTCGGCGGCGAGGCGGTCTTCACCCGGGCCGACCTGTCCACCAGGCTCAAGCTGCTCGGCGTGGAGGTCGCCCAGTTCGGCGCCATGGACGGCGCGCTGAACGTGACCTTCATGGACCCGGTGAGCGGGGTCTACCAGAAGCTGTTCGTCAGCGACGACGCCCGCACCCTGCTCGGGGGGATCTGCGTCGGCGACGCCACGCCGTACAACACCCTCAAGCCCTTCGTCGGACGGGACCTGCCCGGCGCGCCGGGCGAGCTGCTGTTCACCGGCGGCCCGGCGAACACGGACCTTCCCGACGACGCCCAGGTCTGCGCCTGCAACAACGTCACCAAGGGCCGGGTGTGCGCGGCCATCGCCGGCGAGGGCCTCACCGACGTGGCCGGGATCAAGGCCTGTACCCGGGCCGGGACCACCTGCGGCAGTTGCCTCCCGATGCTGAAGCGGATCCTGGTCACGTCGGGCGTCGAGGTCTCCAAGGCGTTGTGCGAGCACTTCGCGCACAGCAGGGCCGAGCTGTTCGACATCGTCCGGGTCCGGGGCATCGCGACGTTCTCCCAGCTCATCGCCGAGCACGGCACCGGGCGCGGCTGCGACGTGTGCAAGCCCGTCGTCGCCTCGATCCTCGCCTCGCTCGGCAACGGGCACATCCTCGACGGCGAGCAGGCCGCCCTGCAGGACACCAACGACCACTTCCTGGCCAACATCCAGCGCAACGGCACCTACTCGGTGGTGCCGCGCATCCCCGGCGGGGAGATCACCCCCGACAAGCTGATCGTGATCGGCGAGGTGGCCCGCGACTTCGACCTCTACACCAAGATCACGGGCGGGCAGCGGATCGACCTGTTCGGGGCTCGGGTGGAGCAGCTCCCGCTGATCTGGAGGCGCCTGGTGGACGCCGGATTCGAGTCCGGCCACGCCTACGGCAAGGCACTGCGGACGGTCAAGTCCTGCGTGGGCTCCGCCTGGTGCCGGTACGGCGTGCAGGACGCGGTGGGGCTGGCCATCGACCTGGAGCTGCGCTACCGGGGACTGCGCTCGCCGCACAAGCTGAAGTCGGCCGTCTCCGGATGCGCCCGCGAGTGCGCCGAGGCCCGGAGCAAGGACTTCGGCGTCATCGCCACCGAGCGGGGCTGGAACCTCTACGTCGGCGGCAACGGCGGGTTCACCCCGCGGCACGCCGACCTGTTCGCCGCGGACCTGAGCACCGGCGAGCTGATCCGGACCATCGACCGGTTCCTGATGTTCTACATCCGCACGGCGGACCGGCTGCAGCGCACCTCGGTCTGGCTGGAGAGCCAGGGACTCGCCTACGTCAAGGAGGTCGTCCTGGAGGACTCCCTCGGGATCTGCGCCGACCTGGACGCCCAGATGGAGCGTCACGTCGCCACCTACGCCGACGAGTGGGGCGCCATTCTGGCGGATCCGGAGAAGCTGCGGCGTTTCGTCTCCTTCGTCAACGCTCCGGGGACCCCGGACCCCTCCATCGCCTTCGAGACCGAGCGCGACCAGGTCAAGCCGGTCCTGATCCCGTTGGAGGTGATCCGTTCCTGA